A single region of the Candidatus Latescibacter sp. genome encodes:
- the der gene encoding ribosome biogenesis GTPase Der gives MSIPIVAIIGRPNVGKSTLFNRLIRRPVAITHDQPGVTRDRNAFEFEWNGRAFMLVDTGGFVASSKDEMERAVTEQSLLAIEEADVVLFLVDVKSGITDLEESIRDVLVRIAKPMVLAVTKVDRNPDEADMYGFYNLGLGDPHPVSGTTGRGTGDLLDAVVSLFPPETAETAEIEKALKIAIIGRPNVGKSSLVNALAGKKAVVVSPTPGTTRDSTDTHLTFDGRKVILVDTAGLKKITRLKESLEYYSALRTLRSLSRCDVAVVIIDINEGLTSYDKSLVDDAEKAGKGVIIAANKWDLVAKDTMTLKHTEQEIRDALPDKEDYAVIFISAKTGQRVRKVLELADSIDKARKFRVPTAELNRFFETMPIPPGAGEISIKYGTQHSIEPPAFVIFVSDPLKVKDNFVKYTERSLRRAFGFEGTPIKLVFKR, from the coding sequence ATGAGCATACCTATCGTTGCAATTATAGGCCGTCCGAATGTCGGCAAATCCACCCTCTTCAACCGTCTTATCCGCCGACCTGTGGCAATCACCCATGACCAGCCTGGTGTAACCCGAGATCGTAATGCGTTTGAATTCGAGTGGAACGGGCGGGCTTTCATGCTGGTGGACACCGGCGGCTTTGTGGCTTCAAGCAAGGATGAAATGGAACGGGCGGTCACCGAACAGAGCTTGCTCGCCATCGAGGAAGCGGATGTGGTGCTCTTTCTGGTTGATGTGAAGAGCGGCATCACCGACCTCGAGGAATCCATCCGCGATGTGCTGGTGCGAATCGCGAAGCCGATGGTGCTCGCTGTGACCAAGGTCGACCGTAATCCCGATGAGGCGGACATGTATGGATTCTATAACCTGGGACTGGGCGATCCACACCCGGTTTCAGGGACCACCGGACGAGGGACCGGCGACCTCCTCGATGCCGTTGTCAGCCTTTTTCCTCCCGAAACGGCAGAAACCGCTGAAATCGAAAAGGCGTTGAAAATCGCCATTATCGGACGGCCCAATGTGGGAAAATCCTCCCTGGTGAATGCTCTCGCGGGGAAAAAAGCCGTGGTGGTCAGCCCCACTCCGGGAACCACCCGCGATTCGACCGATACCCATCTCACCTTCGACGGGAGAAAAGTCATTCTGGTTGATACCGCCGGATTGAAAAAAATAACCCGCCTGAAAGAATCCCTGGAATACTACAGCGCCCTGCGCACCCTGCGGAGCCTTTCACGGTGCGATGTTGCAGTTGTGATCATTGACATCAACGAAGGGCTGACCTCCTATGATAAGAGCCTGGTCGATGACGCGGAAAAAGCCGGGAAAGGGGTGATCATCGCCGCGAACAAATGGGATCTCGTCGCCAAGGACACCATGACCCTGAAGCATACTGAGCAGGAAATCCGCGACGCCCTGCCGGACAAGGAGGATTATGCAGTTATCTTCATTTCGGCGAAGACCGGGCAGCGGGTGCGGAAAGTTCTCGAACTCGCCGACAGCATCGATAAAGCTCGAAAATTCCGTGTTCCCACCGCGGAACTCAACCGCTTCTTCGAGACCATGCCCATTCCGCCGGGGGCCGGGGAAATTTCCATCAAGTATGGTACCCAGCATTCCATCGAGCCGCCCGCATTCGTGATCTTTGTAAGCGACCCGCTCAAGGTGAAAGACAACTTTGTCAAATATACGGAGCGGAGCCTCCGGAGAGCCTTCGGATTCGAAGGGACGCCGATCAAGCTGGTGTTTAAAAGGTAA
- a CDS encoding DUF512 domain-containing protein codes for MKITAIRKGSQADREGLRPGDELLAINGQPVRDDIDLMFYGAEDMVYLTVRREGHVFEAACEGYEDLGIEPEPMQIMNCGNHCLFCFVDQNPPGMRKALYFKDEDYRLSFLHGAYVTLTTLRETDIARIIEQRLSPLYVSVHATEPDVRRKILGIKRDDRLMEKIDRLLEGGIHIHCQIVVCPGINDGVVLGKSIRDLESRYPGILSLAVVTVGLTDHREGLIPLRAVDARHARETIELVDSLREEKKGRGSTRIYTDNSYSDECGFVYCADEWYCRAGMDIPEAGYYDDFPQIENGVGMIRDFLDASKRLETAAGKLKYTGKVTIVTGVSMEPYIELFAERLRNLTDGLDVRVKAVANRFYGESVTVSGLLTGRDIINALRDIEPDEMVLLPPNCLNTEGLFLDDLSPEDMSRELGVIVRQGEYDPAATFFEEVL; via the coding sequence TTGAAAATAACCGCGATCAGAAAAGGCTCCCAGGCTGACCGTGAAGGTCTCCGGCCCGGAGATGAACTGCTCGCAATCAATGGCCAGCCGGTCCGTGATGACATAGACCTCATGTTTTATGGCGCCGAGGACATGGTATACCTCACAGTCCGCCGGGAAGGGCATGTTTTCGAGGCAGCATGCGAGGGGTATGAGGATCTGGGCATCGAGCCTGAGCCGATGCAGATCATGAATTGCGGAAACCACTGCCTGTTCTGTTTTGTAGATCAGAATCCTCCCGGAATGCGCAAGGCTCTCTATTTCAAGGATGAAGATTACCGGCTGTCATTTCTCCATGGCGCTTATGTGACTCTGACCACCCTGCGGGAAACGGATATCGCCAGAATTATAGAGCAGCGTCTCAGCCCGCTGTATGTTTCCGTGCATGCCACCGAACCGGATGTCCGTCGAAAAATCCTGGGCATTAAGCGCGATGACCGTCTTATGGAGAAAATTGATCGCCTCCTTGAAGGCGGCATTCATATCCATTGCCAGATCGTAGTCTGTCCGGGAATAAATGATGGTGTCGTTCTGGGAAAAAGCATACGCGATCTTGAGAGCAGATACCCGGGGATTCTCTCGCTCGCAGTGGTTACGGTGGGTCTGACCGATCACCGCGAGGGTCTCATCCCGCTCCGGGCGGTCGATGCCCGGCATGCAAGGGAGACTATCGAACTGGTAGATAGCCTCCGTGAAGAGAAAAAAGGCCGCGGATCGACACGGATTTACACGGATAACTCTTATAGTGATGAATGCGGATTCGTATACTGCGCCGATGAGTGGTATTGCCGTGCGGGTATGGACATCCCGGAGGCAGGATACTATGATGATTTTCCCCAGATCGAGAACGGGGTAGGGATGATCAGAGATTTTCTGGATGCGTCAAAGCGGCTGGAAACCGCTGCCGGAAAGCTCAAATACACCGGAAAGGTTACGATAGTGACCGGGGTCTCCATGGAGCCGTACATTGAGTTGTTTGCTGAACGCCTCCGTAATCTGACTGATGGTCTCGATGTCAGGGTGAAAGCCGTCGCCAATCGTTTCTACGGTGAATCGGTGACCGTTTCCGGCCTTTTGACCGGGAGAGACATTATCAACGCCCTGCGGGATATCGAACCGGATGAGATGGTTCTGCTCCCGCCGAACTGCCTGAATACCGAGGGATTATTCCTTGACGATCTGTCCCCGGAAGATATGAGCCGTGAACTCGGCGTCATAGTCCGGCAGGGAGAATATGATCCGGCGGCCACATTTTTTGAAGAGGTTCTATGA
- a CDS encoding proline--tRNA ligase yields the protein MKLSKYFAPTRKEVPKEAEIPSHQMMLRAGLIRQHAAGVYSILPMGWRVLKNIIQIIREEMDRIGCQEFLLPALSPGEIWMKSGRWNTFGDDMFRLKDRKNRMLCLAPTHEEIFAEIAANDLHSYRDLPQMWYQIQTKFRDEVRPRSGLLRVRQFIMKDAYSFDSSPEGLDESYLLQREAYLKIFRRTGLDVRVVKASSGAMGGRDCEEFMVLSDSGDDEIVNCAACGYSANQEVAESKLEKIHGDREDLRKVSTPGKRTIEDVSEFLDVLPSKLVKSLLYAAGKGFAFVLVRGDHQVDEVKLAAVLGEYRPAEAEEVKRITGADIGFVSPIGIGGAVTVLADIALEGTTGYAAGANENDFHYLGVDIKRDIKVDRYLSLRAVQAGDPCSRCGMPLQVSRVIEVGHIFKLGTRYSEALGSYFLDENGTEHPVIMGSYGIGVERIMACAIEMFYNGSSMLWPREITPFLVEIVPLNVTHEQTRTTAEDLYAALMEKNISVLYDDRDERAGVKFKDADLYGAPVEVVIGEKNLKEGLVEVRVRDKGMVEKVPVENLKVYVFDACEK from the coding sequence ATGAAACTATCGAAGTATTTCGCCCCGACCAGGAAAGAAGTTCCAAAGGAAGCTGAAATTCCCAGCCATCAGATGATGCTGCGCGCCGGACTGATCCGTCAGCATGCCGCCGGGGTGTATTCGATTCTGCCGATGGGATGGAGAGTCCTTAAGAACATCATACAGATAATCCGCGAGGAGATGGACCGTATCGGCTGCCAGGAATTTCTCCTTCCTGCGCTCTCTCCCGGTGAGATATGGATGAAAAGCGGGAGGTGGAATACGTTCGGAGACGATATGTTCCGTCTGAAAGACCGGAAAAACCGCATGCTCTGCCTTGCGCCCACCCACGAGGAGATTTTTGCGGAAATCGCCGCCAACGATCTGCATTCATACCGTGATTTGCCCCAGATGTGGTACCAGATTCAAACCAAGTTCCGCGATGAGGTGAGGCCGCGCTCCGGCCTCTTGAGGGTCAGGCAGTTCATCATGAAGGATGCATATTCATTTGATTCAAGCCCGGAGGGTCTGGATGAAAGTTACCTCCTGCAGCGTGAAGCGTACCTGAAAATATTCAGGCGAACGGGGCTGGATGTCCGTGTGGTGAAAGCCTCTTCCGGGGCAATGGGGGGAAGAGACTGCGAGGAGTTCATGGTTCTTTCCGATTCCGGGGATGACGAGATCGTGAACTGCGCGGCCTGCGGATACTCAGCAAACCAGGAAGTGGCCGAGTCGAAGCTTGAGAAAATCCACGGCGACCGTGAAGACCTCCGCAAAGTGTCTACGCCGGGGAAACGCACCATCGAAGATGTATCGGAGTTTCTTGATGTTTTACCTTCGAAACTGGTAAAATCCCTCCTGTATGCAGCCGGCAAGGGGTTTGCCTTCGTTCTTGTACGCGGAGACCACCAGGTGGATGAGGTCAAGCTCGCAGCGGTTCTCGGAGAATACAGGCCGGCGGAAGCCGAAGAAGTAAAAAGAATTACCGGCGCCGATATCGGATTTGTGAGTCCCATCGGCATCGGCGGCGCGGTTACCGTCCTGGCTGACATTGCGCTCGAGGGGACTACCGGATATGCCGCCGGAGCGAACGAAAACGATTTCCATTACCTTGGGGTTGATATAAAACGTGATATCAAGGTGGACCGATATCTTTCTTTAAGAGCTGTTCAGGCAGGGGATCCCTGCTCCCGGTGCGGTATGCCGCTTCAGGTATCGCGGGTAATCGAGGTCGGTCATATATTCAAGCTGGGGACGAGGTACTCAGAGGCGCTGGGGTCTTATTTTCTTGATGAAAACGGTACAGAACATCCGGTTATCATGGGATCTTACGGCATCGGAGTGGAACGGATCATGGCTTGCGCCATCGAGATGTTTTATAACGGAAGTTCCATGCTCTGGCCTCGTGAGATTACCCCGTTTCTGGTGGAGATAGTGCCGCTCAATGTGACCCATGAACAAACCCGAACAACGGCAGAGGATTTGTATGCAGCTTTGATGGAAAAAAACATTTCGGTTCTTTACGATGACCGTGATGAGCGGGCGGGGGTGAAATTCAAGGATGCCGATCTTTACGGTGCGCCGGTGGAAGTAGTGATAGGCGAGAAGAACCTGAAAGAGGGCCTTGTGGAGGTTCGGGTGAGAGATAAAGGAATGGTAGAAAAGGTTCCGGTAGAGAATTTGAAAGTGTACGTTTTCGATGCATGTGAAAAATGA
- a CDS encoding PBP1A family penicillin-binding protein → MQKNKPGLLKRTHAFFARKDAKFEFLKYFLYGFFSLAVICVVMVFILSPGLPGFDRLERIYDDQTLSTIIYSDDGEVIKTLSEQKRIWKSYDQISKTMIDAVIAAEDTRFYSHWGISLPDIVRAITKNILHFNPTREGGSTLTQQLARDQFLTRKKSLFRKMQEAFLAVKIEHTYSKPEIMELFLNRMSFSNNLKGIEAAAQGYFGKPASELNVAESALLTGMLQAPTRYNPRNHPGAAEERRNTVLVMMANAGVITDSLAHREMEKPIELSSLAGLEYGKAPYFSDYVKEQLLNRYGDAGMDSLGLKVYTTLDYRLQKIAEEVLKKQLDFIQKNYADKYIKYHRPHGLTNTEALKDSIDKTVVQGALVAIDVKSGAVLAMIGGRNYDYFNRAVNATRQAGSAFKPFVFAAALDNGWTCSDTILDTYYSLKNSDGTIWAPQNFEGEFTGTALTLRDGFKKSINIISAKLVNETSHHGIGADTVVKYAKAMGITTDVKPWPSIAIGTAPVKLIDITAAYTVFPNLGIRTEPFAIKTIKDKNDNQKFHTIRGRKTEALRPEIASLMITMMESVTREGTASNKVLASPMKDRPCAGKTGTGNEFKDTWFVGYTPYISCGVWIGFNSEETTLNKTYGTGNAAPLPVWVDFMSKASDLLKLPKSHFVYSNRINAIQLCRDSHLRATSSCPRVYMEYYERGTEISRFCNIHGSGWSGSSSGARSFSLPETEKKKARGF, encoded by the coding sequence ATGCAAAAGAATAAACCAGGATTACTGAAGCGGACTCACGCCTTTTTTGCTCGGAAAGATGCGAAATTCGAATTTCTGAAATATTTCCTTTACGGCTTCTTTTCCCTGGCAGTAATTTGTGTGGTGATGGTATTTATACTTTCACCCGGACTTCCCGGTTTTGACCGTCTGGAGCGTATTTATGACGATCAGACCCTGAGTACTATCATTTATTCCGATGATGGCGAAGTGATTAAGACCTTGTCCGAGCAGAAGCGTATCTGGAAATCTTACGACCAGATTTCCAAAACCATGATCGATGCTGTAATTGCCGCTGAAGATACCCGCTTTTACAGTCATTGGGGAATATCTCTTCCTGACATCGTTCGTGCGATAACCAAAAACATTCTCCATTTTAATCCCACCCGTGAAGGCGGCTCCACCTTAACACAGCAGTTGGCCCGCGACCAGTTCCTGACCAGAAAAAAATCGCTGTTTCGCAAGATGCAGGAAGCTTTCCTGGCGGTGAAGATCGAACACACCTATTCCAAGCCGGAGATCATGGAGCTGTTTTTAAACCGGATGTCGTTCAGCAACAATCTGAAAGGCATTGAAGCGGCTGCACAGGGATATTTCGGCAAGCCGGCCTCCGAGTTGAACGTTGCCGAATCGGCCCTCCTTACCGGGATGCTCCAGGCGCCGACCCGCTATAATCCGCGCAACCATCCCGGCGCCGCGGAAGAGCGCCGCAATACCGTTCTTGTGATGATGGCCAACGCCGGGGTGATTACCGATTCTCTGGCTCATAGAGAGATGGAGAAACCGATCGAGCTTTCCTCGCTGGCGGGACTTGAGTACGGCAAAGCGCCTTACTTTTCCGATTATGTAAAAGAGCAGCTCCTGAACCGCTACGGTGATGCAGGGATGGACAGCCTGGGATTGAAAGTGTACACCACTCTCGATTACCGGCTGCAGAAAATTGCCGAGGAAGTGTTGAAAAAACAGTTGGATTTCATCCAGAAAAACTATGCGGATAAATATATCAAATACCATCGGCCGCATGGACTTACCAATACTGAAGCGCTCAAGGATTCCATCGATAAGACTGTGGTGCAGGGCGCACTGGTGGCGATCGATGTGAAATCGGGAGCGGTCCTCGCCATGATCGGCGGGCGTAATTACGACTATTTTAACCGTGCGGTAAACGCCACCCGTCAGGCCGGTTCGGCATTCAAGCCCTTTGTGTTTGCCGCTGCGCTCGATAACGGCTGGACGTGCTCGGACACCATCCTCGATACCTATTATTCACTTAAGAACAGCGATGGCACCATCTGGGCGCCTCAGAACTTCGAGGGCGAGTTTACAGGAACGGCGCTGACGCTTCGGGACGGTTTCAAGAAAAGCATCAATATCATCTCGGCAAAATTGGTAAATGAAACATCTCACCATGGAATCGGCGCAGACACGGTAGTAAAGTACGCCAAGGCCATGGGAATCACTACCGATGTGAAACCCTGGCCGAGCATCGCTATCGGAACAGCCCCTGTAAAACTCATCGATATCACCGCCGCCTATACTGTGTTCCCCAATCTGGGGATACGAACGGAGCCTTTTGCCATCAAAACCATCAAAGATAAAAATGACAACCAGAAATTTCACACCATCAGGGGCCGTAAAACCGAAGCTCTGCGGCCGGAAATCGCCTCGCTCATGATCACCATGATGGAAAGCGTCACCCGCGAAGGTACCGCTTCGAACAAGGTTTTAGCCAGCCCCATGAAAGACCGTCCCTGCGCCGGGAAAACAGGCACCGGTAATGAATTCAAAGATACCTGGTTTGTCGGGTATACTCCGTATATCTCCTGCGGGGTGTGGATCGGATTCAACTCGGAGGAAACCACGCTCAACAAAACCTACGGAACCGGCAATGCCGCACCTCTGCCTGTATGGGTAGATTTCATGTCCAAAGCCTCCGACCTTCTCAAACTGCCGAAAAGTCATTTTGTGTATTCCAACCGCATAAATGCCATTCAACTTTGCCGGGATTCACATCTTCGCGCCACTTCCAGTTGTCCGCGGGTATACATGGAGTATTACGAGAGGGGGACCGAAATCTCACGGTTCTGTAACATTCATGGTTCTGGATGGAGCGGATCTTCTTCGGGCGCAAGATCGTTCAGCCTGCCCGAAACTGAAAAGAAAAAAGCACGTGGATTCTGA
- the plsY gene encoding glycerol-3-phosphate 1-O-acyltransferase PlsY codes for MWLLLLLLIAYLLGSIPTSIIAGKLLRGIDIRDYGSHNPGATNTFRVLGKKIGVGVGLIDIGKGFLAVVLLPALIPADSWTNQELRRILAGFAAVAGHVWTVFAGFKGGKGVGAAFGVFLGLAPLPSLFAAVVWSALTFGTGYVSLGSVIAALALPAAVIAEGIWRHNLSAPVALLAGIVGLLVVVRHRSNISRLLRGEENRFGRRGKP; via the coding sequence ATGTGGCTTTTACTTTTACTTCTGATTGCCTACCTCCTCGGTTCAATTCCGACGAGCATCATCGCGGGAAAACTACTGCGCGGAATCGACATCCGCGACTACGGGAGCCATAACCCTGGCGCCACCAACACCTTTCGGGTGCTGGGCAAAAAGATCGGCGTCGGTGTCGGGCTGATCGACATCGGGAAGGGTTTCCTCGCGGTGGTTCTCCTTCCTGCGTTAATCCCGGCTGATTCATGGACGAACCAGGAACTGAGAAGGATTTTGGCAGGTTTTGCAGCGGTTGCCGGGCATGTGTGGACTGTTTTTGCCGGATTCAAGGGTGGCAAGGGAGTAGGCGCCGCTTTCGGGGTTTTTCTGGGGCTTGCGCCGTTGCCATCGCTTTTTGCCGCCGTGGTCTGGTCGGCTCTGACCTTCGGCACCGGTTACGTGTCGCTGGGAAGTGTCATTGCGGCTCTGGCGCTGCCGGCCGCGGTGATTGCGGAAGGTATCTGGCGTCATAATCTTTCGGCGCCTGTTGCCCTTTTGGCGGGAATCGTGGGACTTCTGGTGGTAGTGAGACATAGATCGAATATTTCCCGGCTTCTCCGGGGCGAGGAGAATCGTTTCGGCAGGCGGGGAAAACCATGA
- a CDS encoding NAD(P)H-dependent glycerol-3-phosphate dehydrogenase translates to MNIAVLGAGNWGTTAALLLHRNGHRVRLWEFNETLAREMVERRENRVYLPGFPLPHDLMVTNVLSDVVKDAESVVFVVPSEFMRATARALKKTGALGEGAVLVSLSKGLEHDTLLTMTGVIGEEIEGHPLVAMSGPCIASEVARGLPTTIVSASKDRQAARLIQDAFMSPSFRVYTSSDPLGIQLGGALKNIIAIAAGINDGLGFGSNAKSALITRGIVEMRRFGAFQGAEPETFNGLSGIGDLITTCFSGYSRNRRIGEELAKGKALREALAEMVMVAEGVPTTQTVYEFSQRNCVEMPITDKVYGVLFGSLSPKAAVTELMVRDRKPEYHSS, encoded by the coding sequence ATGAATATCGCAGTTTTAGGCGCAGGGAACTGGGGAACGACCGCCGCGCTTCTCCTTCACCGGAACGGCCATCGGGTGCGCCTCTGGGAATTCAACGAAACCCTTGCCCGTGAGATGGTAGAACGCCGGGAAAACCGTGTCTATCTCCCTGGTTTTCCTCTTCCCCATGATCTTATGGTGACCAATGTACTCTCCGATGTGGTAAAGGATGCGGAGAGCGTAGTATTTGTAGTGCCTTCCGAGTTTATGCGCGCGACAGCCAGGGCGTTGAAAAAAACCGGCGCTCTCGGTGAAGGCGCCGTTCTCGTTTCCCTTTCCAAGGGGCTGGAACATGATACCCTCCTGACCATGACCGGGGTTATCGGCGAGGAGATCGAGGGGCATCCCCTTGTAGCCATGTCGGGACCCTGCATAGCTTCGGAGGTGGCCCGGGGACTTCCCACCACCATCGTGTCGGCTTCCAAAGACCGGCAGGCTGCCCGCCTGATACAGGATGCCTTCATGTCCCCCAGTTTCCGGGTCTATACATCAAGCGATCCCCTCGGCATTCAACTAGGCGGTGCGTTGAAAAATATCATAGCCATTGCGGCGGGAATAAATGACGGTCTCGGCTTCGGCTCCAACGCCAAGAGCGCGCTCATCACCCGCGGGATTGTGGAGATGCGCCGGTTCGGAGCATTCCAGGGGGCAGAACCGGAGACATTCAACGGCCTTTCAGGGATCGGCGATCTCATCACCACCTGTTTCAGCGGGTATTCCCGCAACCGCCGCATCGGCGAGGAGCTGGCCAAAGGGAAGGCTCTCCGGGAAGCGCTGGCAGAGATGGTCATGGTAGCGGAAGGAGTACCCACAACGCAAACAGTGTATGAATTTTCGCAGAGGAATTGCGTGGAAATGCCGATTACCGATAAAGTATACGGTGTCCTTTTTGGGAGTCTTTCACCGAAAGCAGCCGTGACAGAACTCATGGTGCGTGACAGGAAACCGGAGTATCATTCTTCTTGA
- a CDS encoding MerR family transcriptional regulator: MTGERKRLYYSISEVAVMTGLKPHILRFWESEFSHLRPRKNRAGNRAYTDRDIKMVQIIKYLLYVEKYTIEGAKTRLKNDPGFLDSQLSLPLDLGEKKSDISEIRSELLKLIEMVDSL, encoded by the coding sequence ATGACGGGAGAACGGAAGCGCCTGTACTATTCGATCAGCGAAGTTGCCGTTATGACCGGACTCAAGCCTCATATCCTGAGGTTCTGGGAGAGCGAATTCAGCCATCTCCGTCCCCGGAAAAACCGGGCGGGGAATCGCGCTTATACCGATCGCGACATTAAAATGGTGCAGATCATCAAGTATCTGTTATATGTGGAGAAATATACCATTGAAGGCGCCAAAACGCGCCTTAAGAACGATCCCGGCTTCCTTGATTCACAGCTTTCCCTGCCGCTGGATTTGGGGGAGAAAAAATCGGATATCAGCGAGATTCGCAGCGAACTGCTCAAACTGATTGAAATGGTGGATTCTCTTTAG